A single region of the Raphanus sativus cultivar WK10039 chromosome 1, ASM80110v3, whole genome shotgun sequence genome encodes:
- the LOC108811614 gene encoding protein PHLOEM PROTEIN 2-LIKE A9 — translation MSAQKAVKSSHHEAESNMEQDIVRKAWVFKPSGLNFVWGGDSRYWVIPKEDRTPAELKMVSWLEVTGSFDKVEPGKTYRIGFKISFTGDATGWDKAPVFMSAKVGKKGKTIWKRIKSINTNFENLKGGTEQVTIPDETDGRFEIFVSPKEPITQDTKLQFGLYEVWTGKWKSGLLIYDAFVQEVKQRL, via the exons ATGTCTGCCCAAAAAGCTGTCAAGAGTTCTCACCACGAGGCAGAATCCAACATGGAACAAGAT ATCGTTAGAAAAGCATGGGTGTTTAAGCCAAGTGGTCTTAACTTCGTATGGGGTGGTGACTCTCGTTACTGGGTCATCCCTAAAGAAGACAG GACGCCTGCTGAACTGAAGATGGTGAGTTGGTTAGAAGTAACCGGTTCGTTTGACAAGGTGGAGCCAGGCAAAACGTACCGAATCGGTTTCAAAATCTCCTTCACAGGCGATGCAACCGGATGGGACAAGGCTCCGGTCTTCATGTCTGCCAAAGTTGGCAAGAAAGGGAAAACGATCTGGAAGAGGATCAAATCTATCAACACCAACTTCGAGAACCTTAAAGGCGGGACGGAACAAGTCACCATACCAGATGAGACGGATGGAAGATTCGAGATCTTCGTCAGTCCCAAGGAGCCGATAACACAAGACACCAAGCTTCAGTTTGGTTTGTACGAAGTGTGGACCGGGAAATGGAAGTCAGGTCTGTTGATCTATGACGCTTTTGTTCAAGAAGTGAAACAGAGATTATGA
- the LOC130499982 gene encoding LOW QUALITY PROTEIN: uncharacterized protein LOC130499982 (The sequence of the model RefSeq protein was modified relative to this genomic sequence to represent the inferred CDS: deleted 1 base in 1 codon) translates to MVSPFSSPKRSKKESRNPYSSRGLEKFSALLSELDEKRQSIYANRLDPDGPPLVRFVFKSSGECVPVMIKTNKVAKKKVDGQEDDLKNKTESKTKEAKEIKETESETTEQKRRCVLKENLKKISRPNRFLPVTTILVLVFLVFFGRTVSIMCTCIVWYLVPMIKEHSRKKGSTYKTKKKKKKMNESMARDQTVIKEKLPRMAAPSKTR, encoded by the exons ATGGTGAGTCCCTTCTCATCACCGAAGAGATCTAAGAAAGAAAGCAGGAACCCTTATTCAAGTCGCGGACTTGAAAAATTCTCTGCACTTCTCTCTGAGCTTGACGAGAAGAGACAGAGCATTTACGCAAATAGGCTAGACCCCGATGGGCCTCCTCTTGTTCGGTTTGTTTTCAAAAGCTCCGGAGAGTGCGTTCCTGTGATGATCAAGACAAATAAGGTAGCCAAGAAGAAGGTCGATGGTCAAGAAGATGATCTCAAGAACAAGACCGAGTCGAAAACAAAGGAGGCAAAAGAAATAAAGGAGACAGAGTCAGAAACAACGGAGCAGAAACGTAGATGTGTATTGAAAGAGAATCTTAAGAAGATTTCAAGACCGAACCGTTTTTTACCCGTGACAACGATCTTGGTTCTAGTCTTCTTGGTG TTTTTTGGAAGAACGGTTTCGATCATGTGCACTTGTATCGTTTGGTATTTGGTTCCAATGATCAAAGAACATAGCAGAAAGAAAGGATCAACATACaagaccaagaagaagaagaagaaaatgaacgAGAGCATGGCTCGTGATCAAACTGTTATCAAAGAGAAGCTTCCGCGTATGGCTGCTCCTAGTAAAACTCGGTGA
- the LOC130495695 gene encoding uncharacterized protein LOC130495695: MSLIVHLFFDDIINGQAPQVNFSVNGRVYHLAYYLTDGIYPKWATFIQSISLPQGLKARLFAKRQEAARKDAERAFGVLQARFAIIKNPVRSWDKVKIGKIMRACIILHNMIVEDERDESTTNWEDNVTTNQFDVSDFQQGEGNGSSHVNLGFSHIANSMDVENDIRNRKVHQKLKADLVEHLWNKFGRDEDNN; encoded by the coding sequence ATGTCCTTGATCGTTCACCTGTTTTTTGATGACATAATAAATGGTCAAGCCCCGCAAGTGAATTTCTCGGTCAATGGAAGAGTGTACCATTTGGCTTATTATCTAACCGATGGTATTTATCCAAAATGGGCAACTTTTATCCAATCTATTTCACTTCCACAAGGGCTAAAAGCAAGATTATTTGCGAAACGTCAAGAAGCTGCCCGAAAAGATGCCGAGCGTGCTTTCGGAGTTTTGCAAGCTCGATTTGCCATAATTAAAAATCCAGTACGTTCTTGGGATAAAGTCAAGATTGGAAAGATAATGAGAGCATGTATCATACTCCATAATATGATAGTAGAAGACGAACGAGATGAATCCACTACAAATTGGGAAGATAATGTGACCACGAATCAATTTGATGTTTCGGATTTCCAACAAGGAGAAGGCAACGGAAGTTCACATGTCAATCTCGGCTTTTCTCATATTGCCAACAGTATGGATGTGGAAAATGACATTCGTAATAGAAAAGTGCATCAAAAACTGAAAGCTGATTTGGTTGAACATCTATGGAATAAATTTGGTCGTGATGAAGACAACAACTGA
- the LOC130509903 gene encoding LIM domain-containing protein WLIM1, with product MAFAGTTQKCMACDKTVYLVDKLTADNRVYHKACFRCHHCKGTLKLSNYNSFEGVLYCRPHFDQNFKRTGSLEKSFEGTPKIGKPDRPLEGERPAGTKVSNMFGGTREKCIGCDKTVYPIEKVSVNGTLYHKSCFKCTHGGCTISPSNYIAHEGKLYCKHHHIQLIKEKGNLSQLEGGGDNAAAKDKDVAA from the exons ATGGCGTTCGCAGGAACAACCCagaaatgcatggcttgtgaCAAAACCGTGTACCTCGTCGACAAGTTAACCGCTGATAACCGGGTCTACCACAAAGCTTGTTTCCGTTGTCACCATTGCAAAGGAACTCTcaag CTTAGCAATTACAACTCATTTGAAGGAGTTCTCTATTGCAGACCACATTTCGATCAAAACTTCAAGAGAACTGGAAGTCTTGAGAAAAGCTTCGAag GGACACCAAAGATTGGGAAACCTGATAGACCTTTGGAGGGAGAG AGACCTGCTGGGACCAAAGTGTCGAATATGTTTGGTGGAACTCGAGAGAAATGCATTGGCTGCGACAAAACTGTCTATCCTATTGAGAAG GTGTCGGTGAATGGAACACTGTACCACAAGAGCTGTTTCAAGTGTACACACGGAGGCTGCACGATAAGTCCTTCGAACTACATAGCTCACGAGGGGAAGCTTTATTGCAAGCATCATCATATTCAGCTTATCAAGGAGAAAGGAAATTTGAGCCAGCTcgaaggaggaggagacaatGCCGCCGCCAAGGACAAAGACGTTGCTGcttaa
- the LOC108843293 gene encoding glutathione S-transferase T3-like yields MDYNPYTSGYNYTDLLLSQQTVIGSSEVPASSSQQNPDCNHTESPVERRERRKWTVSDDILLISAWLNTSKDPITGNEQRAGTFWGRISAYFEANHAEFQRRESLHCKHRWQKINEGVCRFCGSYDAAVRAKTSGQNDTDVLKIANDIYFNRYKKKFNLDHAWRELRYDQKWCSVSSSKEVGSSKKRKLDDGTQSETSQATESKTSECHTRPPGVKAAKAAKARGKKPEGKDLDGYQKMWSIRKEDMAMKEKLYKMSLLDNLIAKKDTLSESEEGLKDKLIAELYSA; encoded by the coding sequence ATGGATTATAATCCATATACGAGTGGGTATAATTACACTGATCTTCTTCTGAGTCAACAAACTGTTATTGGTTCATCAGAAGTTCCTGCATCTTCTTCTCAACAGAACCCAGATTGCAACCACACAGAGAGCCCTGTAGAGCGCCGAGAACGCAGGAAATGGACGGTCTCAGATGACATTTTGCTCATCAGTGCATGGTTAAACACGAGCAAAGACCCAATCACGGGTAATGAGCAAAGAGCAGGCACTTTCTGGGGAAGAATATCAGCCTACTTTGAGGCAAACCATGCAGAGTTCCAACGGAGAGAGTCGTTGCACTGTAAGCACCGGTGGCAGAAGATCAACGAAGGTGTGTGCAGGTTCTGTGGCTCGTATGATGCTGCAGTAAGGGCGAAGACCAGTGGGCAAAATGATACTGATGTTCTGAAGATCGCGAATGACATCTACTTCAATAGATATAAGAAGAAGTTCAACCTTGATCATGCGTGGAGGGAGTTGCGCTATGACCAGAAATGGTGCTCTGTTTCAAGCTCTAAAGAAGTTGGAAGCTCAAAGAAGAGGAAGCTTGACGACGGTACACAATCAGAAACATCTCAAGCGACTGAAAGCAAGACGTCCGAGTGTCACACTCGTCCCCCGGGTGTGAAGGCAGCAAAGGCAGCTAAGGCACGTGGTAAGAAGCCTGAGGGGAAGGACCTCGATGGGTATCAGAAAATGTGGTCCATTAGGAAGGAGGACATGGCCATGAAAGAAAAGCTTTACAAGATGTCTCTGCTGGACAATCTTATTGCAAAAAAAGATACACTGTCCGAGAGTGAGGAAGGTCTAAAGGATAAGCTGATTGCGGAGTTGTACTCTGCTTGA
- the LOC108811522 gene encoding protein PHLOEM PROTEIN 2-LIKE A10, translating to MDLQRRRKWLIFIAISGVSVYGLHKLYHSPSITRKRKRLTKILTAIFSLAESISDSAETISLLSRDFKTFLNSDSDQIPNSLKQIAKIVNSKELTDSLSNVSKALTVGVYRGYNNNVGGSSPSVVDKVIDKAFSKAGSGFISVVVGSFAKNLVLGFFYSDQKCDSSSSWLDLLCDEKCRELLADCVQRFTSTAVSVYLHKTMDINTYDQIFQGLTNPKHQDSVKDLLVSVSNAALRTLVKTSHEVFTSSRSSSSAVIEEEDEFKTGSVTGRVTLETAKSIIGFVMLKTLQVFRKSFEVVQEEVTERGRQVVRYVGAKSSVIVTVCLALYLHIISRCDSHHF from the coding sequence atGGACCTTCAACGAAGAAGGAAATGGCTGATCTTTATAGCGATCTCCGGCGTCTCTGTTTACGGACTCCACAAGCTTTACCATTCACCTTCCATAACGAGGAAGAGGAAACGTCTCACGAAGATTCTCACAGCTATCTTCTCCCTAGCCGAATCGATCTCCGACTCCGCCGAGACAATCTCCCTCCTCTCTCGCGACTTCAAAACATTCCTCAATTCCGATTCCGATCAAATCCCGAACAGCTTGAAACAGATCGCAAAGATCGTCAACTCCAAAGAGTTAACGGACTCCCTCTCCAACGTCTCCAAAGCTCTAACCGTCGGCGTCTATCGTGGGTACAATAACAACGTCGGGGGTTCGAGTCCGAGTGTTGTCGACAAAGTGATTGATAAAGCTTTCTCAAAGGCTGGATCCGGTTTCATCTCGGTCGTAGTTGGTAGCTTCGCTAAGAATCTCGTTCTTGGATTTTTTTACTCTGATCAGAAATGTGATTCTTCTTCTAGCTGGTTGGATTTGCTCTGCGATGAGAAGTGTAGAGAGCTTTTAGCTGATTGCGTTCAGAGATTCACCAGCACCGCCGTCTCTGTCTATCTCCACAAGACCATGGATATCAACACTTACGATCAGATCTTCCAAGGCTTGACCAATCCAAAACATCAGGATAGCGTCAAAGACCTGCTTGTCTCCGTCTCTAACGCTGCTCTCCGGACTCTCGTCAAGACGTCTCACGAAGTCTTTACATCTTCAAGGTCATCGTCTAGTGCCGtgatagaagaagaagacgagttCAAGACGGGATCAGTAACGGGAAGAGTGACATTAGAAACGGCAAAGTCAATCATCGGATTCGTAATGCTGAAGACGCTGCAAGTGTTTAGAAAGAGCTTCGAGGTGGTTCAGGAAGAGGTTACGGAGAGAGGACGGCAAGTAGTTAGATATGTTGGAGCTAAATCTTCTGTTATAGTCACGGTGTGTCTAGCCTTGTACTTGCACATCATAAGCCGCTGTGATAGCCATCATTTTTAA
- the LOC130495664 gene encoding uncharacterized protein LOC130495664 — translation MSKQLFIYIVDRLSNEVEFFRQKRDGLGRLGLSTLQKCTAAIRVLAYGSAFDAVDEYLRLGGSTTRLCLQNFVEAIINLFGDEYLRRPTPEDLQRLLHVGQHRGFPGMIGSIDCMHWKWKNCPTAWKGDFSRGSDKPTVVLEAVASYDLWIWHAFFGLPGTLNDINVLDRSPVFDDIINGQAPQVNFSVNGRVYHLAYYLTDGIYPKWATFIQSISLPQGLKARLFAKRQEAARKDAERAFGVLQARFAIIKNPVRSWDKVKIGKIMRACIILHNMIVEDERDESTTNWEDNVTTNQFDVSDFQQGEGNGSSHVNLGFSHIANSMDVENDIRNRKVHQKLKADLVEHLWNKFGRDEDNN, via the coding sequence ATGAGCAAGcaattgtttatttatattgttgATCGCCTCTCCAATGAAGTTGAATTCTTTCGTCAAAAGAGGGACGGTCTCGGAAGGCTTGGTCTCTCTACACTTCAAAAATGTACGGCAGCTATTCGTGTGTTGGCATATGGTTCTGCGTTTGATGCGGTCGACGAATACCTCAGGCTCGGTGGAAGCACTACTCGGTTATGTCTGCAAAATTTTGTGGAAGCAATAATAAATTTGTTCGGCGATGAGTACTTAAGAAGACCAACACCGGAAGATCTTCAACGTCTACTTCATGTTGGACAGCATCGTGGCTTTCCCGGGATGATAGGAAGCATCGATTGTATGCATTGGAAGTGGAAGAATTGTCCAACCGCTTGGAAAGGGGATTTTTCTCGTGGTTCGGATAAACCCACAGTCGTTTTAGAGGCGGTTGCTTCATATGATCTCTGGATATGGCATGCGTTTTTTGGACTTCCAGGTACCTTAAATGATATTAATGTCCTTGATCGTtcacctgtttttgatgacataATAAATGGTCAAGCCCCGCAAGTGAATTTCTCGGTCAATGGAAGAGTGTACCATTTGGCTTATTATCTAACCGATGGTATTTATCCAAAATGGGCAACTTTTATCCAATCTATTTCACTTCCACAAGGGCTAAAAGCAAGATTATTTGCGAAACGTCAAGAAGCTGCCCGAAAAGATGCCGAGCGTGCTTTCGGAGTTTTGCAAGCTCGATTTGCCATAATTAAAAATCCAGTACGTTCTTGGGATAAAGTCAAGATTGGAAAGATAATGAGAGCATGTATCATACTCCATAATATGATAGTAGAAGACGAACGAGATGAATCCACTACAAATTGGGAAGATAATGTGACCACGAATCAATTTGATGTTTCGGATTTCCAACAAGGAGAAGGCAACGGAAGTTCACATGTCAATCTCGGCTTTTCTCATATTGCCAACAGTATGGATGTGGAAAATGACATTCGTAATAGAAAAGTGCATCAAAAACTGAAAGCTGATTTGGTTGAACATCTATGGAATAAATTTGGTCGTGATGAAGACAACAACTGA
- the LOC108807492 gene encoding LOW QUALITY PROTEIN: NF-X1-type zinc finger protein NFXL1 (The sequence of the model RefSeq protein was modified relative to this genomic sequence to represent the inferred CDS: inserted 2 bases in 2 codons), giving the protein MSSQVRRDRRHPQNSQQTWVPRGASTSLGVVNEPSHPPVNTAGVSESLATGAAASRPVYPQRQHNPRPPHNQHQRSNFTGPPPPNRQRRNNNNAPGTALPVDNRQRVGSRTRPVYQGKRVAKEENSGLTDPNLPQLVQELQEKLVKSSIECMICYDKVGRSANIWSCSSCYSIFHMHCIKKWARXPTSIDLLAEKNQGDNWRCPGCQSVQLTSSREICYRCFCGKRKDPPSDPYLTPHSCGEPCGKPLERDFAAAAETAKEDLCPHICVLQCHPGPCPPCKAFAPPRSCPCGKKTVHTRCSERRSLLVCGQRCEKLLNCGRHQCEKTCHVGPCDPCQVLVNATCFCKKKAETVICGDMNVKGELKAEDGVYSCNLNCRKPLGCGNHFCSEVCHPGPCGDCDLLPSRVKTCYCGKTRLEEQTRRSCLDPIPSCSNICXELLPCGLHTCKEVCHSGDCPPCLVQVNQKCRCGSTSRTVECYITTSEREKFVCSKPCGRKKNCGRHRCSERCCPHLNTKKNDLSGDWDPHVCQLPCGKNLRCGQHSCESLCHSGHCPPCLEMIFTDLTCACGNTSIPPPLPCGTPVPSCQLPCSIPQPCGHSATHGCHFGDCPPCSAPVEKKCVGGHVVLRNIPCGLKDIRCNKICGKTRRCGMHACARTCHPEACDTYNESETGVRVTCGQTCSAPRRDCRHTCAALCHPSQPCPDSRCEFPVTITCSCGRITAAVPCGAGGGSTSNLSVDSVYEASVLQKLPTTLQPVESNGNRIPLGQRKLSCDDECAKLERKRLLQDAFDITPPNLDSLHFSENSAMTEIISDIYRRDPKWVLAVEERFKYLVLGKARGSTSTLKVHVFCPMQKDKRDTVRLLAERWKLAVSNAGWEPKRFTVVHVTQKSKPPTRIIGPRGGAVSLGGPHAPSFDPLVDMDPRLVVSLLDLPREANISALVLRFGGECELVWLNDKNALAVFHDHARAATAMRRLDHGSVYQGAVVVQNSAQSPSLGNAWGKLPSSSSWEAQKANPWKKAVIQESDENWGAEDSPIGGSSTDIQASAWRSATSNTPVVTSVNRWSVLEPEKPNTSSLQPLVQTEGSSSSKAAGKQPEEGSSEDVVDDWEKVCE; this is encoded by the exons ATGAGCTCTCAAGTCAGGCGAGACAGGCGTCATCCTCAGAACTCTCAGCAAACTTGGGTTCCTAGAGGTGCTTCTACCTCCCTTGGGGTTGTCAATGAGCCTTCTCATCCTCCTGTTAATACAGCCGGAGTTTCAGAGAGTCTTGCCACTGGTGCTGCTGCATCACGTCCTGTTTATCCACAAAGGCAGCATAACCCTCGTCCTCCTCATAATCAGCACCAGAGGAGTAATTTCACTGGTCCACCTCCACCTAATCGACAGagaagaaataataataatgctCCGGGAACAGCTCTGCCGGTGGATAATCGTCAACGAGTCGGGTCTAGGACCAGGCCTGTGTATCAGGGGAAAAGGGTAGCTAAGGAGGAGAACAGTGGATTGACGGATCCGAATTTGCCTCAGCTTGTTCAGGAGTTACAAGAGAAGCTGGTGAAGAGTTCTATTGAGTGTATGATTTGTTACGACAAGGTTGGGCGGTCTGCTAATATATGGTCTTGCTCCAGCTGTTACTCCATCTTCCATATGCATTGTATCAAGAAGTGGGCTC CACCTACTTCCATTGATTTGTTGGCTGAGAAGAATCAAGGTGATAATTGGAGGTGTCCTGGTTGCCAATCTGTGCAGTTGACATCGTCAAGAGAGATATGCTATCGTTGCTTTTGTGGAAAAAGGAAAGATCCACCCTCTGATCCGTACCTGACTCCACATTCATGCGGGGAGCCGTGTGGGAAGCCGCTGGAGAGAGACTTCGCTGCGGCAGCTGAGACGGCCAAAGAGGATCTTTGTCCTCATATCTGTGTGTTGCAGTGTCACCCTGGTCCTTGTCCTCCTTGTAAGGCGTTTGCTCCACCTCGTAGTTGTCCTTGTGGTAAAAAGACGGTTCATACTAGATGCTCTGAGCGGAGATCTCTTCTTGTTTGTGGGCAGCGTTGCGAGAAGCTTCTCAACTGTGGACGTCATCAGTGTGAGAAGACGTGTCATGTTGGTCCTTGTGATCCTTGTCAGGTACTAGTAAATGCCACATGTTTCTGCAAGAAAAAAGCGGAGACTGTCATTTGCGGAGATATGAATGTGAAGGGAGAGTTGAAAGCTGAAGATGGTGTGTATTCGTGCAATTTGAACTGTAGGAAGCCGCTTGGATGTGGTAATCATTTCTGTTCCGAGGTTTGCCACCCTGGACCTTGCGGCGACTGTGACTTACTGCCCAGTAGAGTTAAGACGTGCTATTGTGGGAAAACGCGTCTTGAAGAACAGACCAGGCGGAGTTGCTTGGACCCAATTCCTTCTTGTTCAAACATAT GAGAACTTCTTCCTTGTGGGTTACATACTTGCAAAGAGGTGTGCCATTCAGGTGATTGCCCTCCTTGTTTGGTACAAGTCAACCAGAAATGCCGGTGTGGGTCGACATCCAGGACTGTGGAGTGCTACATAACAACTTCAGAGAGGGAGAAGTTTGTGTGTTCTAAACCATGTGGGCGTAAGAAGAACTGTGGGAGACATAGATGTAGTGAGCGTTGCTGCCCTCACTTGAACACGAAGAAGAATGATCTATCCGGCGATTGGGACCCACACGTATGTCAATTACCTTGTGGAAAGAATCTAAGGTGTGGGCAACATTCCTGTGAATCTTTGTGCCATAGTGGCCATTGCCCTCCTTGCCTCGAGATGATATTCACAGATCTAACATGTGCGTGTGGAAATACTTCGATTCCTCCACCACTACCATGTGGGACGCCTGTTCCTAGCTGCCAGCTTCCATGCTCCATTCCTCAGCCTTGTGGCCATTCTGCTACGCATGGATGCCATTTTGGAGATTGCCCTCCTTGTTCTGCCCCCGTGGAAAAGAAATGCGTTGGTGGTCACGTGGTTCTGAGAAACATACCTTGTGGGCTGAAAGACATCAGATGTAACAAGATTTGTGGAAAGACGAGGCGCTGTGGCATGCATGCTTGTGCCAGAACTTGTCACCCGGAGGCGTGTGACACTTACAATGAATCTGAAACAGGTGTTCGTGTTACATGTGGACAGACTTGTAGTGCTCCTAGAAGAGACTGCAGGCACACTTGTGCAGCTCTCTGCCATCCTTCGCAGCCGTGCCCTGACTCGAGATGTGAATTTCCAGTCACAATAACATGTTCCTGTGGTCGCATAACCGCTGCTGTCCCTTGCGGTGCGGGAGGAGGAAGTACTAGCAATCTTAGTGTTGATTCTGTCTATGAAGCCTCTGTTTTGCAGAAGCTTCCAACCACGCTTCAGCCTGTCGAGTCGAATGGAAACCGAATCCCTCTCGGGCAGCGAAAGCTTTCGTGTGATGATGAGTGTGCTAAGCTCGAGCGTAAGCGTCTTCTTCAGGATGCGTTTGATATCACTCCCCCTAATCTGGACTCTTTACATTTCAGCGAAAATTCTGCAATGACAGAGATTATCTCGGACATCTATCGGCGTGATCCGAAGTGGGTACTGGCTGTTGAAGAGCGCTTCAAGTACCTGGTACTTGGGAAGGCTAGAGGAAGCACAAGCACCCTTAAGGTCCATGTCTTCTGTCCGATGCAAAAGGATAAACGAGATACAGTTCGGCTTCTAGCTGAGAGATGGAAACTTGCGGTTAGCAATGCAGGGTGGGAGCCAAAACGGTTCACAGTGGTCCACGTAACACAAAAGTCAAAGCCGCCAACACGAATTATTGGACCTAGAGGTGGCGCTGTCTCGCTAGGCGGGCCTCACGCACCGTCCTTCGATCCGTTAGTGGATATGGATCCAAGGCTTGTGGTTTCTTTATTGGATCTCCCGAGGGAGGCAAATATCAGCGCTTTGGTGCTGAGATTTGGTGGTGAATGTGAGCTTGTTTGGCTGAATGACAAAAACGCTTTGGCCGTGTTCCACGACCATGCCCGAGCCGCCACTGCCATGAGGAGGCTGGACCACGGATCTGTATACCAAGGAGCCGTGGTCGTCCAGAACAGTGCGCAATCTCCATCACTCGGTAATGCATGGGGAAAACTACCTAGCAGCTCATCCTGGGAGGCACAGAAAGCAAATCCATGGAAGAAGGCAGTGATTCAGGAGAGTGATGAGAATTGGGGAGCTGAAGATTCCCCCATTGGAGGATCATCAACCGATATTCAAGCATCCGCGTGGAGATCAGCAACTAGCAACACTCCAGTGGTTACATCGGTTAACCGTTGGAGTGTACTGGAGCCAGAGAAGCCGAACACGTCGTCTTTGCAGCCATTGGTTCAGACAGAAGGGAGCAGCAGTTCAAAAGCTGCAGGTAAACAACCGGAGGAAGGCTCAAGCGAAGATGTGGTGGATGATTGGGAGAAGGTCTGTGAGTGA
- the LOC130495677 gene encoding mitogen-activated protein kinase 2-like, whose amino-acid sequence MDTDLHQIIKSSQVLSNDHCQYFLFQILDWFYLLRGLKYIHSANILLRDLKPGNLLINANCDLKICDFGLARTSNTKGQFITEYVVTRWYRAPELLLCCDNYGTSIDVWSVGCIFAELLGRKP is encoded by the exons ATGGATACTGATCTCCACCAGATTATCAAGTCTTCTCAAGTTCTTAGTAATGATCACTGCCAATACTTCTTGTTCCAGATACTTGATTGGTTCTAC TTGCTTCGAGGGCTAAAGTATATACACTCAGCCAACATCCTCCTCCGAGATTTGAAACCAGGCAACCTCCTTATCAACGCGAACTGCGATTTGAAGATATGTGACTTCGGTCTTGCGCGGACCAGCAACACCAAGGGACAGTTCATAACTGAATATGTGGTGACTCGTTGGTACAGAGCACCCGAGCTTCTCCTCTGCTGTGACAACTACGGAACATCCATCGATGTTTGGTCCGTTGGTTGCATTTTCGCCGAGCTTCTTGGTAGAAAACCG